In Poecilia reticulata strain Guanapo linkage group LG17, Guppy_female_1.0+MT, whole genome shotgun sequence, the following proteins share a genomic window:
- the rab8a gene encoding ras-related protein Rab-8A isoform X2: MSIFVPILGDMVAWINLGIDFKIRTIELDGKKIKLQIWDTAGQERFRTITTAYYRGAMGIMLVYDITNEKSFDNIKNWIRNIEEHASSDVEKMVLGNKCDINDKRQVSKDRGEKLALEYGIKFMETSAKANINVENAFLTLARDIKSKMDTKMEGNAPQGSSHGVKISEPQKKSSFFRCSLL; this comes from the exons GTATTGATTTCAAGATTAGGACAATAGAGCTTGATGGCAAGAAGATAAAGTTACAGATATG GGACACAGCTGGTCAGGAACGTTTCAGAACAATCACAACGGCCTACTACAGAGGAGCAATG GGGATCATGCTTGTCTACGACATTACAAATGAGAAATCATTTGACAATATCAAGAACTGGATAAGGAACATAGAGGAA CATGCGTCATCTGATGTCGAGAAAATGGTTCTTGGCAATAAATGTGACATCAACGACAAGAGGCAGGTTTCCAAAGATAGGGGAGAGAAG cttgcACTAGAGTATGGGATCAAGTTCATGGAGACCAGTGCAAAGGCCAACATcaatgtggaaaat GCGTTTTTGACTCTTGCCAGAGACATCAAATCAAAGATGGACACAAAAATG GAAGGCAACGCCCCTCAGGGCAGCAGTCATGGAGTCAAGATCTCCGAGCCACAGAAAAAGTCCAGTTTCTTCCGCTGCAGCTTGCTCTGA